Proteins from one Natrinema salinisoli genomic window:
- the mct gene encoding succinyl-CoA:mesaconate CoA-transferase, protein MGALSNLRVLDLTQVLAGPYCTMLLADMGADVVKIERPGGDMIRSNPPFVDDPEAEAYGGYFQSVNRGKKSIELNLGDDEDRADFLSLVEEADIVVENYRSGTMEKYDLGYETLTEYNEDIIYSSIRGFGDPRTGETDRQGQPSFDLIAQALGGVMETTGQPDGPPTKTGPGVGDLFTATLNCIGILAAVNHREQTGEGQYVDTGMYDSMLSFTERAIYQQSYTGEAPTRRGNSHPTLFPYNAFETDDGYAVIAAFNNNHWAELCDVMDREDLAEEYPTTPDRLANREDLREELADWALEQTNDELVGLLEGRVPAAPVQNTEEIFEDPHVHARNMLVPVEQPGADRDVEIAGTPIKMTETNPEPRGRAPLLDEHREEILGETSDAEAADD, encoded by the coding sequence ATGGGTGCACTCTCGAACCTTCGCGTGCTGGATCTAACCCAGGTGCTCGCCGGGCCGTACTGCACGATGTTGCTCGCGGACATGGGCGCGGACGTAGTCAAGATCGAGCGGCCGGGCGGCGACATGATCCGGTCGAACCCGCCGTTCGTCGACGACCCCGAGGCCGAAGCCTACGGGGGCTACTTCCAGAGCGTCAACCGGGGAAAGAAGAGCATCGAACTGAACCTCGGCGACGACGAGGATCGCGCCGATTTCCTCTCGCTGGTCGAAGAGGCCGATATCGTCGTCGAGAACTACCGCTCGGGGACGATGGAGAAGTACGACCTCGGCTACGAGACGCTCACGGAGTACAACGAGGACATCATCTACTCATCGATCCGCGGCTTCGGCGACCCGCGGACCGGCGAAACCGACCGGCAAGGCCAGCCCTCCTTCGACCTCATCGCGCAGGCGCTCGGCGGCGTCATGGAGACCACCGGTCAGCCCGACGGCCCGCCGACGAAGACCGGCCCCGGCGTCGGCGACCTCTTTACCGCGACGCTGAACTGCATCGGCATCCTCGCCGCGGTCAACCACCGCGAACAGACCGGCGAGGGCCAGTACGTCGACACCGGCATGTACGACTCGATGCTCAGCTTCACCGAACGCGCCATCTACCAGCAGTCCTACACCGGCGAGGCCCCCACCCGTCGGGGCAACTCTCACCCCACGCTGTTTCCCTACAACGCCTTCGAAACGGACGACGGGTACGCCGTCATCGCCGCCTTCAACAACAACCACTGGGCCGAACTCTGCGACGTAATGGACCGGGAGGACCTGGCCGAGGAGTACCCCACCACGCCGGATCGACTCGCGAACCGCGAGGATCTCCGCGAGGAGCTCGCCGACTGGGCCCTCGAGCAGACCAACGACGAACTCGTGGGCCTGCTCGAGGGCCGGGTCCCCGCCGCACCCGTCCAGAACACCGAGGAGATCTTCGAGGACCCACACGTCCACGCTCGAAACATGCTCGTCCCCGTCGAACAGCCCGGCGCGGACAGGGACGTCGAGATCGCCGGCACCCCGATCAAGATGACCGAGACGAACCCCGAACCCCGCGGCCGCGCGCCGCTGCTCGACGAGCACCGCGAGGAGATACTGGGCGAGACGTCCGACGCCGAAGCGGCCGACGACTGA
- the glmS gene encoding methylaspartate mutase subunit S has product MVLDTMSQTVVLGVIGSDAHVVGITILEQAFSAAGFDVVNLGVQTSQEEFADAAKTHDANAVLVSSLYGHAEQDCQGFHSVLEDAGVDAVSYIGGNLAVGQDDFEQTRKTFRELGFDRVFDSETDPEDAIAALREDLQISPTESERATITS; this is encoded by the coding sequence ATGGTTTTGGATACGATGTCCCAAACGGTCGTCCTCGGCGTGATCGGCTCCGATGCCCACGTCGTTGGCATCACAATCTTAGAGCAAGCCTTCAGTGCAGCCGGCTTCGATGTCGTGAACCTCGGCGTTCAGACCTCCCAGGAGGAGTTCGCCGACGCGGCGAAAACCCACGACGCGAACGCTGTACTGGTTTCTTCGCTCTACGGCCACGCCGAGCAGGACTGCCAGGGATTCCACAGCGTCCTCGAGGACGCGGGCGTCGACGCGGTCAGCTACATCGGCGGCAACCTCGCCGTCGGGCAGGACGACTTCGAGCAGACCCGGAAGACGTTCCGGGAGCTCGGATTCGACCGCGTCTTCGACTCCGAGACGGATCCCGAGGACGCGATCGCTGCGCTCCGCGAGGACCTCCAGATCTCGCCGACGGAGTCGGAGCGAGCGACTATTACCTCCTAG
- a CDS encoding methylaspartate mutase subunit E — protein MIRDERIPSDELRRIDEEIRSNWPTGEGVDFEDAIEYHESLPDHKRFADVLESADKPLLQPRAGVPRLDDQIELLQYLLEEGKADLLPTTIDSYTRDNEYEKAQQGLDKALETGDDTLNGFPAVNHGVDGCRELIDAVDAPIEVRHGTPDARLLAAITFAGGFQSFEGGPISYNIPYTKRHGLEETIEKWQFVDRLAGAYTERGVRINREPFGPLTGTLVPPSIAIAIMIVEGKLAATQGVRSITLGYGQVGNIVQDVAALNALKKLGNEYLPDEVVVTTVFHEWMGGFPPDEARANGVISLGGMTAAIAQPDKVITKSPQEFQGVPTKEANSAGLRTTRQVIDMAIEQQIDIDGIEEEQDLIERETRCLMDTIFEHGDGDVVQGTLKAFDSGALDVPFAPSDSAQGAVLPARDDDGRVRIFEWADLEMDDDIKEIHKARLSQRATTEGRDQSFRMVADDVDAISDGKLIGRPQGDV, from the coding sequence ATGATACGAGACGAACGCATTCCATCCGACGAGCTACGGCGTATCGACGAAGAGATCCGATCGAACTGGCCGACGGGGGAGGGCGTCGACTTCGAGGACGCCATCGAGTACCACGAGTCGCTTCCGGACCACAAGCGATTCGCCGACGTCCTCGAGTCCGCGGACAAACCACTCCTCCAGCCGCGAGCCGGCGTTCCGCGGCTCGACGATCAGATCGAACTCTTACAGTACCTCCTCGAGGAGGGGAAGGCAGATCTCCTGCCGACGACGATCGACTCGTACACGCGCGACAACGAGTACGAGAAGGCCCAGCAGGGGCTCGATAAGGCCCTCGAGACGGGCGACGACACCCTCAACGGCTTTCCGGCCGTCAATCACGGGGTCGACGGCTGCCGCGAACTGATCGACGCGGTCGACGCGCCGATCGAGGTCCGCCACGGGACGCCGGACGCCCGGCTGCTCGCGGCGATCACCTTCGCCGGCGGCTTCCAGAGCTTCGAGGGCGGCCCGATCTCCTACAACATTCCGTATACGAAGCGCCACGGACTCGAGGAAACCATCGAGAAGTGGCAGTTCGTCGACCGGCTGGCGGGGGCCTACACCGAACGCGGCGTGCGGATCAACCGCGAGCCGTTCGGCCCGCTGACGGGGACGCTCGTCCCGCCCTCGATCGCGATCGCGATCATGATCGTCGAGGGCAAGCTGGCAGCGACCCAGGGCGTGCGATCGATCACGCTCGGCTACGGACAGGTCGGCAACATCGTCCAGGACGTGGCCGCGCTGAACGCGCTCAAGAAGCTGGGCAACGAGTACCTGCCCGACGAGGTCGTCGTCACCACCGTCTTCCACGAGTGGATGGGCGGCTTCCCGCCGGATGAGGCCCGCGCCAACGGCGTCATCAGCCTCGGCGGCATGACCGCCGCCATCGCCCAGCCGGACAAGGTCATCACCAAGTCGCCCCAGGAGTTCCAGGGGGTCCCGACCAAGGAGGCCAACTCGGCCGGCCTGCGCACGACGCGGCAGGTCATCGACATGGCGATCGAGCAGCAGATCGACATCGACGGCATCGAGGAGGAACAGGACCTCATCGAGCGCGAGACACGGTGTCTGATGGACACCATCTTCGAGCACGGCGACGGCGACGTCGTCCAGGGCACGCTCAAGGCGTTCGACTCCGGTGCGCTCGACGTGCCGTTCGCACCCAGCGACAGCGCACAGGGTGCCGTCCTCCCCGCGCGGGACGACGACGGTCGCGTCCGCATCTTCGAGTGGGCCGACCTCGAGATGGACGACGACATCAAGGAAATTCACAAGGCCCGACTTTCACAACGCGCCACGACCGAGGGCCGCGACCAGTCGTTCCGGATGGTCGCGGACGACGTCGACGCGATCAGCGACGGCAAACTCATCGGCCGACCGCAGGGTGACGTCTAA
- a CDS encoding methylaspartate ammonia-lyase — MEITGLHATPGYSGFFFDDQRAIKQGAEHDGFTYEGEPVTDGFDEIRQAGETLIVDIELADGSVLRGDCAAVQYSGAGGRDPLFQAEEYAPVIEGPVADALEGRDATDFLANAELLEELQVDGDRLHTAIRYGVSQALLAAAAEAENTTRTDVMADALGTEPATEPVPVFGQSGDDRYNNTEKMFVKGVPVLPHALINSVEKIGENGETLLEYVEWLTERSQELGPEGYEPRFHIDVYGMIGEIFGAPYDRDEVVDYFAALEEAAAPYPIQIEGPMDVGNRADQIDAMVELREGLADANVGVDIVADEWCNTFEDVQAFVDAGAADLVQVKTPDLGGIHRSGQAVRYCDGTDTRAYLGGTCNETETSARACAHVALATNAAQVLAKPGMGFDEGYMIVENEMRRTIARRERDRQRTGTDEVTADD, encoded by the coding sequence ATGGAGATTACAGGATTACACGCCACGCCCGGCTACTCCGGGTTCTTCTTCGACGACCAGCGCGCGATCAAGCAGGGAGCGGAACACGACGGCTTCACCTACGAGGGCGAGCCGGTCACCGACGGCTTCGACGAGATTCGCCAGGCCGGCGAGACGCTCATCGTCGATATCGAACTCGCGGACGGCTCCGTCCTGCGGGGCGACTGCGCCGCGGTTCAGTACTCCGGTGCCGGCGGGCGCGACCCGCTCTTCCAGGCCGAGGAGTACGCCCCCGTCATCGAGGGCCCCGTTGCCGACGCGCTCGAGGGGCGCGACGCGACCGACTTCCTCGCCAACGCGGAGCTTCTCGAGGAGCTGCAAGTCGATGGCGACCGGCTCCACACGGCGATCCGATACGGCGTTTCGCAGGCGCTCCTGGCCGCAGCCGCCGAGGCCGAGAACACGACGCGCACGGACGTGATGGCCGACGCGCTCGGGACCGAGCCCGCGACGGAGCCGGTGCCCGTCTTCGGGCAGTCCGGCGACGACCGCTACAATAATACGGAAAAGATGTTCGTCAAGGGCGTTCCCGTGCTCCCCCACGCCCTGATCAACAGCGTCGAGAAGATCGGCGAGAACGGCGAGACGCTCCTCGAGTACGTGGAGTGGCTCACCGAACGCTCCCAGGAACTCGGCCCGGAAGGGTACGAACCCCGCTTCCACATCGACGTGTACGGGATGATCGGGGAGATCTTCGGCGCGCCCTACGACCGCGACGAGGTGGTCGACTACTTCGCCGCGCTCGAGGAGGCCGCAGCGCCGTACCCGATTCAGATCGAGGGACCGATGGACGTCGGGAACCGCGCGGACCAGATCGACGCGATGGTCGAGCTCCGCGAGGGGCTCGCCGACGCCAACGTCGGCGTCGACATCGTGGCCGACGAGTGGTGTAACACCTTCGAGGACGTGCAGGCGTTCGTCGACGCGGGCGCGGCCGACCTCGTGCAGGTGAAGACGCCCGATCTGGGCGGCATCCACCGGAGCGGACAGGCGGTCCGCTACTGCGACGGGACCGACACCCGCGCCTACCTCGGCGGCACCTGCAACGAGACGGAAACCTCCGCGCGGGCCTGCGCCCACGTCGCGCTCGCGACGAACGCCGCGCAGGTGCTCGCCAAGCCCGGCATGGGCTTCGACGAGGGGTACATGATCGTCGAAAACGAGATGCGACGGACGATCGCCCGCCGCGAGCGGGACCGACAGCGAACCGGAACTGACGAGGTGACTGCAGATGACTGA
- the mch gene encoding 2-methylfumaryl-CoA hydratase: MTDWTDPDTFAQALEEVETKEKGNCFEDFEEGDLIEHDPGLTLTEWGNEQWMSQTLNHDPAYWRSDAAEERGFDEPPIHPDYLTAATLGITVEDLSEKGGYFLGRTDVRFPESPVYAGTELHVESEVVNCATSSSRPEYGIVSWRTRGKDAATGDVLCSYERTNMIPRREPMATDGSGAAAAEGDDDGPELPEEFIAPEGGYYEDFVEALEEAEDRDAAVAYRHERGRTQDDVTVASLPLATLNTAKQHHNVDVMADSPSGNIVTYGDVTRSTALGHARSDEQTWREVGFDDESFHTFVAVGDTVYAFTRVIEADDDASSDEAGTVTFEHIAFNQDDEPVYSGTRTAEIRKRSN; this comes from the coding sequence ATGACTGATTGGACCGATCCGGACACGTTCGCACAGGCGCTCGAGGAAGTCGAGACCAAGGAGAAGGGCAACTGCTTCGAGGATTTCGAGGAAGGCGACCTCATCGAGCACGACCCCGGGCTCACGCTGACCGAGTGGGGCAACGAGCAGTGGATGAGCCAGACGCTCAACCACGATCCCGCCTACTGGCGGAGCGACGCGGCCGAAGAGCGCGGGTTCGACGAACCGCCGATTCACCCGGACTACCTCACCGCCGCGACGCTCGGCATCACCGTCGAGGACCTGAGCGAGAAGGGCGGCTACTTCCTCGGCCGGACCGACGTCCGCTTCCCCGAGTCGCCCGTCTACGCGGGCACCGAACTCCACGTCGAGAGCGAGGTCGTCAACTGCGCGACCTCGAGTTCCCGACCCGAGTACGGCATCGTCTCCTGGCGAACCCGCGGTAAAGACGCAGCAACCGGCGACGTACTCTGTTCCTACGAGCGGACGAACATGATTCCGCGACGGGAGCCGATGGCTACCGACGGAAGCGGCGCGGCGGCCGCCGAAGGAGACGACGACGGCCCCGAACTCCCCGAGGAGTTCATCGCCCCCGAAGGGGGTTACTACGAGGACTTCGTCGAGGCGCTCGAGGAGGCCGAGGATCGCGACGCGGCCGTCGCCTACCGTCACGAGCGCGGTCGCACGCAGGACGACGTGACCGTGGCTTCGCTGCCGTTGGCGACGCTCAACACGGCCAAGCAGCACCACAACGTCGACGTCATGGCCGATTCGCCGTCGGGCAACATCGTCACCTACGGTGACGTGACCCGATCGACCGCGCTGGGACACGCCCGCTCGGACGAGCAGACCTGGCGCGAGGTCGGCTTCGACGACGAATCCTTCCACACGTTCGTCGCCGTCGGTGACACCGTCTACGCGTTCACGCGCGTGATCGAGGCCGACGACGACGCCTCGAGCGACGAGGCGGGGACGGTGACCTTCGAGCACATCGCGTTCAATCAGGACGACGAACCCGTCTACTCGGGGACGCGAACCGCCGAGATTCGAAAGCGTTCTAACTGA
- the citE gene encoding L-malyl-CoA/beta-methylmalyl-CoA lyase: MTDDIRLCRTFQTAPAAVPKDDSAKYLTSALEAEGFQAPDWLVPDMEDGTAPDMKAEGLENTIEKVPQYDFPGEIWPRVEWSYEDEEYCEKGRNQIDRLVGEIGDEIDGVVVPKVGRLEDVKRAAEVVAEAEAEHGYDDGSIGLSIIIETGRARSDLREISKFGEDSRLTALVFGPVDYAAELGGRDLGDGMPRWDGLLEALSNEASAGGLLSIGGPFDDLFKERAGLTYYNADEYADQVEHEAQLGLDGSWSLYPKQTIQANTVHMPTPEELERDVHKIERFNEAKREGTGAVTIDGQMVDEATFKNFRNTVQQVRAIDDIRPAQTEDYYDAELLDRARELELSYR; this comes from the coding sequence ATGACTGACGACATTCGACTCTGCCGCACGTTCCAGACCGCACCGGCCGCCGTTCCGAAAGACGACTCGGCGAAGTATCTGACCTCCGCACTCGAGGCTGAAGGCTTCCAAGCCCCCGACTGGCTCGTCCCCGACATGGAAGACGGGACGGCACCGGACATGAAAGCCGAGGGACTGGAGAACACGATCGAGAAGGTTCCCCAGTACGACTTCCCCGGCGAAATCTGGCCCCGCGTCGAGTGGAGCTACGAGGACGAGGAGTACTGCGAGAAGGGGCGCAACCAGATCGACCGCCTCGTCGGCGAGATCGGCGACGAGATCGACGGCGTCGTCGTCCCCAAGGTCGGCCGTCTCGAGGACGTGAAACGCGCCGCCGAGGTCGTCGCCGAGGCGGAAGCCGAACACGGCTACGACGATGGCTCGATCGGCCTCTCGATCATCATCGAGACTGGCCGCGCCCGCTCCGATCTGCGCGAAATTTCCAAGTTCGGCGAGGACTCCCGACTCACCGCGCTCGTCTTCGGCCCCGTCGACTACGCCGCTGAACTCGGCGGCCGCGACCTCGGCGACGGCATGCCCCGCTGGGACGGCCTCCTCGAGGCCCTCTCGAACGAAGCCAGCGCCGGCGGCCTGCTCTCGATCGGCGGCCCCTTCGACGACCTGTTCAAAGAGCGCGCCGGCCTGACCTACTACAACGCCGACGAGTACGCCGATCAGGTCGAACACGAGGCCCAACTCGGCCTCGACGGCTCCTGGTCGCTGTACCCCAAGCAGACGATCCAAGCCAACACCGTCCACATGCCCACGCCCGAGGAACTCGAGCGCGACGTCCACAAGATCGAGCGCTTCAACGAGGCCAAACGCGAGGGCACCGGCGCGGTCACGATCGACGGCCAGATGGTCGACGAAGCCACGTTCAAGAACTTCCGCAACACCGTCCAGCAGGTCCGCGCGATCGACGACATCCGACCCGCACAGACCGAGGACTACTACGACGCTGAACTGCTCGACCGAGCGCGGGAGCTCGAGTTGTCTTACCGCTAA
- a CDS encoding uracil-DNA glycosylase, with protein MDEECRNCPALCETRTQVVHGYGDVGADFLFVGERPTERADRLGVPFAGEGGSDGDGGLRRMLERLGLCDVTSPADAPGLENVYLTNLTRCRDPDREPTDEEIDNCDPYLNAEIRMINPEILVPVGERALRELGVEYTTTPVDDLALPDDHATRIRGRGFELVPMIEPSEQSDAETQAWLETFVELMASDYRQTKGRQER; from the coding sequence ATGGACGAGGAGTGTCGGAACTGCCCGGCGCTCTGTGAGACGCGCACGCAGGTCGTCCACGGCTACGGCGACGTCGGCGCGGACTTCCTGTTCGTCGGCGAGCGACCGACGGAGCGGGCGGATCGACTGGGCGTCCCGTTCGCCGGCGAGGGCGGCAGCGACGGCGACGGTGGGCTCCGACGGATGCTCGAGCGCCTCGGGCTCTGTGACGTCACGTCGCCGGCGGATGCGCCCGGGCTCGAGAACGTCTACCTGACGAATCTCACCCGCTGTCGCGATCCGGACCGGGAGCCGACCGACGAGGAGATCGACAACTGCGACCCGTATCTCAACGCAGAGATCAGGATGATCAACCCCGAAATTCTCGTCCCCGTCGGCGAGCGCGCGCTCCGGGAACTCGGCGTGGAGTACACGACGACGCCGGTCGACGACCTCGCGCTTCCCGACGACCACGCCACGCGAATCCGGGGTCGCGGGTTCGAGCTCGTTCCGATGATCGAGCCCAGCGAGCAGTCCGACGCGGAGACGCAGGCGTGGCTCGAGACTTTCGTCGAACTGATGGCTTCCGATTATCGACAGACGAAGGGACGGCAGGAACGGTAA
- a CDS encoding helix-hairpin-helix domain-containing protein, producing MTDTTSPIERTFEMQRQSIKQSQQLFQQGLAFQENAAETFLQNSMAMQRSAQRQGTELARQLFDAQLEALESALDENGYDIRSTIDEGFEEGTKQTQQLLNEGFEQGTEMVQQLMHAQFNALESALDGNGSDIRSTVDRQFDEFERSQDQVWDEFETEFLHAVEDLTDQQQRMLAESIDSVLDAQEETEQQTIEIVDRAEETVGTVQRQTEEVAESIQQGTEATMRTAQDEAEAVAETTRESAQETIGDAADATEELAVDTTDAIETASEQGADAAERNLQAIDGVGQTYADRLAEAGIETLADLSRTEANTVAEAAEISQARAADWIQAAQSHT from the coding sequence ATGACTGACACCACATCACCCATCGAACGCACGTTCGAAATGCAGCGCCAGTCGATCAAACAGAGCCAGCAGCTATTCCAGCAGGGACTCGCCTTCCAGGAGAACGCCGCCGAGACGTTCCTGCAGAACAGCATGGCGATGCAGCGAAGCGCCCAGCGTCAGGGAACCGAACTCGCCAGACAGCTCTTCGACGCCCAGCTCGAGGCTCTCGAGTCGGCCCTCGACGAGAACGGGTACGACATCCGGTCGACCATCGACGAGGGATTCGAAGAGGGAACGAAACAGACACAGCAGCTGCTCAACGAGGGATTCGAGCAGGGAACCGAAATGGTCCAGCAACTGATGCACGCACAGTTCAACGCGCTCGAGTCGGCGCTCGACGGAAACGGGTCGGACATTCGATCGACCGTCGATCGGCAGTTCGACGAGTTCGAGCGGAGTCAGGACCAGGTCTGGGACGAGTTCGAGACGGAATTCCTTCACGCGGTCGAGGATCTCACCGACCAGCAACAGCGGATGCTCGCGGAGTCGATCGATTCGGTCCTCGACGCACAGGAGGAGACCGAACAGCAGACGATCGAGATCGTCGACCGAGCCGAGGAAACCGTCGGAACGGTCCAGCGCCAGACCGAAGAGGTTGCCGAGAGCATTCAGCAGGGAACCGAAGCCACGATGCGGACGGCGCAGGACGAGGCCGAAGCGGTCGCCGAGACGACTCGAGAGAGCGCCCAGGAAACGATCGGTGACGCTGCCGACGCGACCGAGGAGCTTGCGGTCGACACAACGGACGCGATCGAAACCGCGTCCGAGCAGGGGGCAGACGCTGCGGAGCGGAACCTGCAAGCCATCGACGGCGTCGGCCAGACCTACGCCGACCGGCTCGCCGAGGCGGGCATCGAAACCCTCGCGGACCTCTCCAGGACGGAAGCGAACACCGTCGCCGAGGCCGCAGAGATCTCGCAGGCCCGTGCAGCCGACTGGATTCAGGCCGCCCAGTCCCACACGTAA